AGGGGGCCCTGCTTCGGGGTGCCTGCTTCCGGGTGCCTGACGCTCCTTCATGATCCGGTCCGCGATCGCGCACGTCCTGCGGCGGTCGCCGGCTCGGCACACCCACATCTGTGAAATGGGCGAACTGTGACAAGTCCTATCGACATTGAGGGCGGCGGGACGCCGGTCGTCGTCGACGGCGAACCGGAGCCGAAGAACAAGACCGAGGACCGGCGGTTAGTGGGCCGGTCTCCCGGCCAACTGATGTGGATCCGCTTCAAGCGCGACCGCACGGGCGTGATCTCGGCCTGCGTGGTCGTCTTCGTCTTCGCGCTCGGACTGCTCGCCCCGGTGATCTCCAAGCTGTACGGCAAGGACCCGTACACGGTGTACGCCGACGAGCGCCCCGAGCTCTTCGACAGCGCGGGGGTGCCGCTGCAGCCCAACGGCGGTATCAGCGGGGAGTTCTGGTTCGGTCTGGAGCCGGGCAACGGCTACGACGTCTTCACCAAGCTGATCTACGGCATCCGGAACTCGCTGATGATCTCCGTCGCGGTGACGATCGCCGTCATGGTCACCGGCATCATCCTCGGCGTCGCCTCCGGCTACATCGGCGGCAAGACCGACTGGTTCATCGGCCGGCTGATCGACTTCCTCCTCGCCTTCCCCTCGCAGCTGTTCTTCATCGCGAGCATGCCGGTCGTGGTCTCGCTCTTCGTGAGCCCCGGCGACGAGACACCGACGTACGTCCGGGTCGTCGCCATCATCTCCGTGCTGTGGTTCCTGGGCTGGATGAGCCTCGCGCGGATCCTGCGCGGCACCACGCTCGCCCTCAGGGAACGGGAGTTCATCGAGGCGGCCAAGGTGAGCGGGGCATCGCCCTGGCGGATCATCCGCAAGGAGATCCTGCCGAACGTGGTCACGCCGATCCTCGTGCAGGCCACCTACCTGCTGCCCAACTTCGTGACCATCGAGGCCGCTCTGTCCTTCCTGGGCGTCGGCATCGTCGAACCGACGCCGGACTGGGGGCAGATGTTCGCCAAGGCCTCGACCGAGCTCGTGATGCAGAACGACATCACCTACATGTTCTTCCCGGGCTTCTCGATGATCGTCTTCATCGTCGCGTTCAACCTGCTCGGGGACTCGGTCAGGGACGCCTTCGATCCCAAGACGGCGCGCTGACCCGAAGGTTGTGGGCGTCCTCGCCCGGATACCGGATGGCACTTTTCGTCGCACTGGTGACACACAGATGGGTGGGAATCAGACAGATGAGTAGGGGCGGACGCCGCATTCACGCCGCACTCTCACTGCTCGCGGCCGGGGCTCTCGTGCTCACGGGCTGCAGCGAGGGTGGCAGCAAGAACGGCACGAACGACAAGAAGGACCAGGAGAACGCCCAACGGCAGCAGACGACCATCGAGTTCGGTGACGCCGCGGCCTCCACCGGGCCCGCGCCGGACGTTCCCGGCGCCAAACCGGGCGGCACCATCTCGGTGCTGGCCCGCGACAGTTACGCCCACCTCGACCCGGCGCAGATCTACGTCCAGGACGAGATGGCGGTCTCGCAGTTACTGCACAGAGGGCTCACCGGCTACAAGGCCACCAGCGATGACGGCTCCAAGCACGTCCTCGTCGGCGACCTCGCCACCGACGCCGGCACCACCTCGGACGGCGGCAAGACCTGGAAGTTCACGCTCAAGGACGGCATCAAGTTCGCGGACGGCTCCCCGATCACCGCCACGGACGTCCGCCACACCTTCGAGCGCCTCTTCGCGCCGTTCATCAACCAAGGCCCGTCCTACGTCCAGCAGTGGCTGGCCGACACCTCCGGCGCCACCTACCGCAAGCTGCTGGAGGGCGGCCCCTACAAGGGCAAGCACCTGCCGGACAGTGTCCTGGAGACGCCGGACAGCAAGACGGTCGTCTTCCACTTCAAGAACCCCCACCCCGACCTGCCGTACGCGCTGGCCATGGCCGGCTACTCCGTGGTCTCCCAGAAGGCCGACACCAGGGAGAAGTACGACCGGGCGCCGATGGTGACCGGCCCGTACAAGATCCAGTCGTTCAAGTCCGGCAAGTCGATGGTGCTCGTCAAGAACACCAACTGGGACCCGAAGACCGACCCGCTGCGCCACCAGTACGTGGACCGGTTCAACATCACCTTCAACGTCCAGTACGAGCAGTCGACCAAGGCGCTCCTCGCGGACAACGGCACCGACCGGACCGCCGTCAGCTTCAGCAACCAGGTCGACGCGGGCAACCTGTCCAAGGTCCTCAGGGACCCGAACATGAAGTCCCGGACCGTCAGCGGCTTCCAGCCGTACGTCGGCCAGGTCAACATCAACATGAGCCACCCGGAGCTGAAGGACAAGAAGATCCGCGAGGCCATCGCCCACGCCCTGCCGGTGACGCCGTTCGTCCGCGCCTACGGCGGCACCGAGGCCATGGAGGTCGCCGGCGGCATCCTCAGCCCGACCGTCAGCGGCTACGACCCGAACTTCGACCCGTTCGGCAAGAAGAAGAAGCCCGCCGGTGACCCGGCCAAGGCCAAGAAGCTCCTGGAGGAGGCCGGCAAGGTCGGCATGAAGCTGACCTTCGGCTACATCAACATCCCCGAGGGCCAGCAGTACTCCACCGCCATGGCGGCGGGCCTGGAGAAGGCCGGCTTCGACGTGCAGCGCCAGGAGATCCCGGCCGAGACCTTCTACGACGAGGTCAGCAAGCTGGACAACGAGTTCGACATCTTCCACACCGCGTGGGGCGCCGACTGGCCGTCCGCCTCGACCGTGATCCCGCCGCTGTACGACGGTCGCGTGATCGCCGAGGGCGCGCAGAACTACTCGCAGGTCAACGACCCGCACGTGAACTCGGAGATCGACCGCATCAACAAGATCACCGACCCGGCGAAGGCCGCCGCGGAGTGGGAGAAGCTCGACAAGTACCTCCTCACGGAGGTCGTGAACGTCGTCCCGACCGCGTACTACAAGCAGGTCCAGATCGCCGGCTCCAAGATCGGCGGCCTGGTCTACGACGACGTGATCAACGGCGTCGACCCGCGTCGCCTGTACGTCAAGTAACCCGCCCGCCCGGTGCCCGGCGCGTCCCCGACCAGGGGTGCGCCGGGCACCACCGGCCCGCCGACGTCAGAGAGCTGCCACTGCCATGTTGCGCTTCCTCGTCCGCCGGATCCTCGGCGCCGTCGTCATCCTCTTCCTGCTGAGCATCGTCACGTTCCTGCTGTTCTTCGGCATGCCACGAGATCCGGCGCTGCTGATGTGCGGCAAGACATGCGATCCGGCGCAGCTCGAGAACATCCACCAAGTGCTCGGCCTCGACAAGCCGGTCCCGGAGCAGTTCTGGCTCTTCCTGCAAGGCCTGGTGATGGGGCGCGACGACTTCTCCCAGGGCCCCTGCCCGGCACCGTGCTTCGGCTACTCGTTCCACACCAACGAGCAGGTGTGGAGCACGCTCGTCGACCGGTTGCCCACCACCCTCTCGCTCACCCTGGGCGGTGCCGTCTGCTTCCTGATCCTCGGCCTCGGCACCGGACTCCTCGCCGCCTGGAAGCGCGGCACGCTGATCGACAAGACGGCGACGGCCGGCGCGATGGTGATCAGCTCGATGCAGATCTATTTCCTCGGCCCGCTGGCACTGGCGGTCTTCGTCTACCAGACCCAGCTGTTCGACCGGCCCGCCTACCACGAGTTCACCGCCGACCCCCTCGCGTGGTTCACCGGGCTGATCATCCCGTGGGTGATCCTGTCGACCATCTTCGCCGCCCAGTACACGCGTATGTCCCGCTCCGCGATGATCGAGCAGCTCCAGGAAGACCACGTGCGCACCGCCCGCGCCAAGGGCATGTCCCGCAAGTACGTCTTCTTCCGCTACGCCTGGCGCGGTTCGCTGATCCCCGTCGTCACCATCTTCGGCGTCGACCTCGGCTCCCTGCTCGGCGGCGCCATCATCACCGAGTACACCTTCGGCCTGCCGGGCCTCGGCCGCCTCGCGGTGGACTCCGTGGTCTTCAGCGACCTGCCGCTGCTGCTCGGCGTGATGCTGTTCGCCGCCGCCATGATCCTGCTGCTCAACATCGTCGTCGACGCCGCGTACGCCTTCATCGACCCGCGCGTGCGGCTGGCCTAGGAGCGCACCTCGTGACCACTGAGACCAAGGAAGCCGGTGCTCCCGTCCCGGCCGGCGCGGACGCCTTCCTCTCCGTGCGGGACCTGCACGTCAGCTTCAGGACCGAGGACGGTGTCGTACGGGCCGTCGACGGGCTCTCCTTCGACCTGGCCAAGGGCAGGACCCTCGGCATCGTGGGGGAATCGGGCTCCGGCAAGTCCGTCACCAACCTGACCGTCCTCGGGCTGCACAACCCCGTGTTCACCACCGTCGAGGGCGAGATCCTCCTGGACGGCCAGGAGCTGACCACCGCCCGGGAGTCCGAGCTGGAGAAGCTGCGCGGCAACAAGGTCGCCATGATCTTCCAGGACCCGCTCACCGCGCTGTCGCCGTACTACACGGTGGGCCGGCAGATCGCCGAGCCGTACATGAAGCACACCGGCGCCTCCAAGAAGGCGGCCTGGGAGCGTGCGGTGGAGATGCTCGGCAAGGTCGGCATCCCCAACCCGAAGCAGCGGGCCAAGGACTATCCGCACCAGTTCTCCGGCGGTATGCGCCAGCGCGCGATGATCGCGATGGCGCTGGTCTGCGATCCGGACCTGCTGATCGCCGACGAGCCGACGACGGCCCTGGACGTGACGGTCCAGGCCCAGATCCTGGACCTGTTGAAGGACCTGCAACAGGAGTTCGGCTCGGCGATCATCTTCATCACGCACGACCTCGGGGTCATCGCCGACATGGCCGACGACATCATGGTGATGTACGCGGGCGGCGCGATCGAACGCGGCACGGTGAACGAGGTCCTGCGCTCGCCCCAGCATCCGTACACCTGGGGGCTGTTGAACTCCATGCCCCGCCTGGACTCGGACCTCGGCACCCCGCTCGCCCCGATCCCCGGCACCCCGCCGTCACTGCTCACCCCGCCCTCCGGCTGCCGCTTCCACCCCCGCTGCACCTTCCAGGACCGGGTCGGCGGCGCCCGCTGCGTGAACGAGCGCCCGCTGCTGGGGCCGGACCGCGCCTCGGCGTGCCATCTCACGGCGGAACAGAAGCGGACCATCTTCGCGGAAGAGATCAAGCCCCGACTGGGGTAGAGGACTTGGACGTGGGCATGGACGTGGGCATGAACATGCTCTGGGACATGAGGCCACCGTCATGAAGAGGCCACCGCCACGAAGAGGACACCGTCATGAAGAGGACACCGTCATGAAAGAGGAGTCATGAAAGAGGACCTCGTCCTCCCCGCCCCGCGCGAGGCCGCCGCCCCCGCAGCCGGCGATCCGCTGCTGGTGGTGGAGGGCCTCACCAAGCACTTCCCGGTCAAGGGCGGCTTCCCGATCCGGCGGACCGTCGGTGCCGTGCAGGCCGTCGACGGCATCGACCTCACCGTGCACGTCGGGGAGAGCTTCGGCCTGGTGGGGGAGTCGGGCTGCGGCAAGTCGACCACGGGTCGGCTGATCACGCGGCTCCTGGAGCCGACGGCCGGCACGATCTCGTACCGCGGCCAGGACATCAGCCACGCCTCGCGCAAGCAGCTGGCGCCGATCAGGTCCGAGATCCAGATGATCTTCCAGGACCCGTACTCCTCGCTGAACCCGCGGCAGACGGTCGGCAAGATCATCTCGGGTCCGATGGAGATCAACGACATCAACCCGGAGGGCGGCCGCGAGAAACGCGTCCGCGAACTACTGGAGATCGTCGGCCTCAACCCCGAGCACTACAACCGCTTCCCGCACGAGTTCTCCGGCGGCCAGCGTCAGCGCATCGGCGTGGCCCGCGCGTTGGCCCTGGAGCCGAAGCTGATCGTGGCGGACGAACCGGTCTCGGCCCTCGACGTCTCGATCCAGGCCCAGGTCGTGAACCTGCTGCAGAAGGTCCAGCAGGAACTGGGCATCGCGTTCCTCTTCATCGCCCACGACCTGGCAGTGGTCCGCCACTTCTCCCAGCGCGTGGCGGTGATGTACCTCGGCAAGATCATCGAGCTCGGCGACCGCGACTCCATCTACACCCGCCCCCGGCACCCCTACACCCACGCCCTGCTGTCCGCCGTACCCGAGGTGAGCCTCGAGGACGGGGACACGGGCCGGCGCGAGCGCATCCGCCTCGCCGGGGACGTCCCCTCACCGATCTCCCCGCCCTCCGGCTGCCGCTTCCGCACCCGCTGCTGGAAGGCACAGGACAAGTGCGCGACGGAGGAACCACCCCTGATCCAGCTCTCCGGCAACCACGACGGCCACCTGACGGCCTGCCACTTCCCGGAGGAGCCGACGATCGAGGGGCGGGACGAGGACATCGTGCTGGATCCGGCGTTGGCGGCGTTGGAGGATGACTCCTGACCGGCTTGGAGGGGGCGGGAGTTGCTGCATCACGTGGAACTGTGGGTGCCGGACCTGGAACGCGCGGCCGCCTCGCGGGGATGGCTGCTGGAGCGGCTGGGATACGAGCGGTACCAGAGCTGGGCAGCGAGGGCCCTTGGACCGACGAGGACTCCGACCGCGAGATGCGCACCGCACGCGCCGGATGCCATCGCCCTGGACGACTGCCACACTTGCCTGCTCACGAAGAGCAGGCGCACTCCGTTCCCCGCTGCCGAGGCCTGGCGGGCCCTGGCCGGGACATCCGCGTCAGGGTCGTGAGAGCGCGCCGCTCCGCTCCGGTCAGGCCGTGTCCCCCAGGTGGACGACGGGGGATGCCCCCCCCGGGCTGCCCGGCTATCCGCGCCGCGCATAGAGGTGCTCACCCAGTAATTGGCAGATCTGTTCCACCGGCACGGCCACATGACCTGGTGTTTTCCTTCGCGGGGGTGGAACAGATCTGCCAATCACCCCGTTACCTTCCGCAGCGGGGCTCCCGGCCTGCAAGTCAGCGGTTCAGGTCGACGACACGGGTGAAGTGCTTCTCGTAGAGTTCAGGGCGGACCGTCGCGATGAACGGCTCCTCATACTCCTCGCCCACCCGCCGTGCCGCCTCCACTGCCGCAGCGGCACCGAACGGAAGCCCCGCCTCGTGGAGTTGGCAACAGGTCAGTACGCCGGAGTAATCGAGGTCCACCGTCGCGATGCCGAGCTGCCCGACATGGACGGCGATGCCCGCCCGTTCGCGCTCGGCCTCGATGACACTGAGTACCGGAGTGTGCAGGAACAGGAACGGCTCCAGCCGGGCTGCGTGCACCAGCCCGGAGACCTGGCGGTTTCCGCCGAGTGCCAGCAATGTCATGTCATCGAGGATGTAGTGCTCTCGGATCACGCCGCGCCCTGCTCGGCCGCGTAGTGCGCCACGACCTGTCCGCGCACGTTGCGCAGCACTTCGATGCTGGACTCGTCCGTGACAGTGACACCGAAGTGTTCGGCGAGGTAGTCGGCGGTGTGGGCGGCGCGCTCCTGCAGCTCGGAGGGGGTGAGCGTGCTCTCGGCGAACTCCTCGATCAGGCGGCGCATGGTCGTCCCGCGCGCCTCAGCGAGGACGGCGAGACGGTCGCGGGTCTTCGAGTCGACCTTGATCGTGGTGTCCATGGCGGGAGTATACCGGCCGGAATGCCGAGTCTGGGGTCGGACGAGCTGTGACCGGCTCATGCCTCCTCTCCCTTCGGTGTGACGCTGAACCACACCGCTTTGCCGTACGGATAATCCCGTACGCCCCACTCGTCGGCGCATGCCTCGACGATGCCGAGCCCGCGTCCGCGCTCGTCGTCGGCGGCCGGCGCGCGGGGCGCAGGTGTGCCGGGAGCGTGGTCCCACACGGTGACCCGGAAGTCTTCCGGGGTGCGCTCCATGCTGACGCAGGACTCCACGGGGGAGTGGTGGTACGCGTTGGTGACGACTTCCGACACCAGCAACTCGACCGTGTCGACGATGCAGTTGAGCTTCGCGGCGGCGAGGATGCTGCGGATCGTGGCCCGGACCACGCGGACGGCGCGGGGGTCGTGGGGGATGGACAGGCCGTAGGTCCAGAGGGAGGTGGGGGATTCGGGCGTGCGCATGTGGCAGCCTCCAGTTGTGTGCCTGCTGTGACTGGCGCCATACGTAAAGTAGCGGGTTAGGTTGTGAATACTCAACCTCCTTGTGGAGGGTAGGTTGTGGGATACCCCTCGGCGAGTGACGATGAGGAGGCCGCATGGGGCTCAGGGCGAATCCGACGTATCGACAGCGACGCTTCGGCGCTGAGGTGCGAGCCATGCGCGAGAAGGTTGGGTTCACTGCCGCACGTGCGGCAGAGGTGATGGGGATGAATGCCTCTCACATCAGTACCGTCGAGGCGGGGCGGACCGGTCTGTCCGCAGACAGGTTGCAGCGACTCGCCGCAGCCGTGGGTAGCGAAGACTCCACCTATGTGGACGCGTTGGCCGAGCTAGGTGGCGCGTCGGGCAAGGGATGGTGGACGGAGTACCGGGACCGCGTGCGTCCCTCGCTCCTGGACCTGGCGGAGTTGGAGGACGGTGCGGCCGAAGTCGTCTGCTACGAACCGTTCTTCGTGCCGGGTCTGCTCCAGACTGAGTCGTACGCGTCAGTGATTCACCGCCAGGGGTACGCGAAGGCGAAGGCAGCCGAGCACGATTTGGCGGTTGAGTTCCGAGTCGCCCGTCAGCGAATCCTCCGGGAGGAGAAACCTCCCCGGGTCCACGCCATCGTCCACGAGGCGGCGCTGCATCCGTCGTACGGAGACAGGCGTGTCATGCGTGAACAACTGGTGCGGCTGATCGAACTGTCACGCCTGCCCCACGTCAACGTTCAAGTGCTGCCCTTCGATGGTCCCGTGCCATTCGGAACGTCCTTCACCATGCTTCTGCCACCAGTGAGGCGACTCGGCACGGTGGTCGTCGCACATGTCGAAAGATCCTTGTATCTGGGGGACGTTGAGGCCCTTGCCCGGTACACCGACCTGTTCGCTAGGCTGCGGGAAGCGGCGCTCCCGACTGTGGACGTGTCCGTACCACCTGAGGGACATCTG
The nucleotide sequence above comes from Streptomyces sp. NL15-2K. Encoded proteins:
- a CDS encoding ABC transporter permease codes for the protein MTSPIDIEGGGTPVVVDGEPEPKNKTEDRRLVGRSPGQLMWIRFKRDRTGVISACVVVFVFALGLLAPVISKLYGKDPYTVYADERPELFDSAGVPLQPNGGISGEFWFGLEPGNGYDVFTKLIYGIRNSLMISVAVTIAVMVTGIILGVASGYIGGKTDWFIGRLIDFLLAFPSQLFFIASMPVVVSLFVSPGDETPTYVRVVAIISVLWFLGWMSLARILRGTTLALREREFIEAAKVSGASPWRIIRKEILPNVVTPILVQATYLLPNFVTIEAALSFLGVGIVEPTPDWGQMFAKASTELVMQNDITYMFFPGFSMIVFIVAFNLLGDSVRDAFDPKTAR
- a CDS encoding ABC transporter substrate-binding protein; this translates as MSRGGRRIHAALSLLAAGALVLTGCSEGGSKNGTNDKKDQENAQRQQTTIEFGDAAASTGPAPDVPGAKPGGTISVLARDSYAHLDPAQIYVQDEMAVSQLLHRGLTGYKATSDDGSKHVLVGDLATDAGTTSDGGKTWKFTLKDGIKFADGSPITATDVRHTFERLFAPFINQGPSYVQQWLADTSGATYRKLLEGGPYKGKHLPDSVLETPDSKTVVFHFKNPHPDLPYALAMAGYSVVSQKADTREKYDRAPMVTGPYKIQSFKSGKSMVLVKNTNWDPKTDPLRHQYVDRFNITFNVQYEQSTKALLADNGTDRTAVSFSNQVDAGNLSKVLRDPNMKSRTVSGFQPYVGQVNINMSHPELKDKKIREAIAHALPVTPFVRAYGGTEAMEVAGGILSPTVSGYDPNFDPFGKKKKPAGDPAKAKKLLEEAGKVGMKLTFGYINIPEGQQYSTAMAAGLEKAGFDVQRQEIPAETFYDEVSKLDNEFDIFHTAWGADWPSASTVIPPLYDGRVIAEGAQNYSQVNDPHVNSEIDRINKITDPAKAAAEWEKLDKYLLTEVVNVVPTAYYKQVQIAGSKIGGLVYDDVINGVDPRRLYVK
- a CDS encoding ABC transporter permease; translation: MLRFLVRRILGAVVILFLLSIVTFLLFFGMPRDPALLMCGKTCDPAQLENIHQVLGLDKPVPEQFWLFLQGLVMGRDDFSQGPCPAPCFGYSFHTNEQVWSTLVDRLPTTLSLTLGGAVCFLILGLGTGLLAAWKRGTLIDKTATAGAMVISSMQIYFLGPLALAVFVYQTQLFDRPAYHEFTADPLAWFTGLIIPWVILSTIFAAQYTRMSRSAMIEQLQEDHVRTARAKGMSRKYVFFRYAWRGSLIPVVTIFGVDLGSLLGGAIITEYTFGLPGLGRLAVDSVVFSDLPLLLGVMLFAAAMILLLNIVVDAAYAFIDPRVRLA
- a CDS encoding ABC transporter ATP-binding protein — its product is MTTETKEAGAPVPAGADAFLSVRDLHVSFRTEDGVVRAVDGLSFDLAKGRTLGIVGESGSGKSVTNLTVLGLHNPVFTTVEGEILLDGQELTTARESELEKLRGNKVAMIFQDPLTALSPYYTVGRQIAEPYMKHTGASKKAAWERAVEMLGKVGIPNPKQRAKDYPHQFSGGMRQRAMIAMALVCDPDLLIADEPTTALDVTVQAQILDLLKDLQQEFGSAIIFITHDLGVIADMADDIMVMYAGGAIERGTVNEVLRSPQHPYTWGLLNSMPRLDSDLGTPLAPIPGTPPSLLTPPSGCRFHPRCTFQDRVGGARCVNERPLLGPDRASACHLTAEQKRTIFAEEIKPRLG
- a CDS encoding dipeptide ABC transporter ATP-binding protein — protein: MKEDLVLPAPREAAAPAAGDPLLVVEGLTKHFPVKGGFPIRRTVGAVQAVDGIDLTVHVGESFGLVGESGCGKSTTGRLITRLLEPTAGTISYRGQDISHASRKQLAPIRSEIQMIFQDPYSSLNPRQTVGKIISGPMEINDINPEGGREKRVRELLEIVGLNPEHYNRFPHEFSGGQRQRIGVARALALEPKLIVADEPVSALDVSIQAQVVNLLQKVQQELGIAFLFIAHDLAVVRHFSQRVAVMYLGKIIELGDRDSIYTRPRHPYTHALLSAVPEVSLEDGDTGRRERIRLAGDVPSPISPPSGCRFRTRCWKAQDKCATEEPPLIQLSGNHDGHLTACHFPEEPTIEGRDEDIVLDPALAALEDDS
- a CDS encoding ATP-binding protein is translated as MRTPESPTSLWTYGLSIPHDPRAVRVVRATIRSILAAAKLNCIVDTVELLVSEVVTNAYHHSPVESCVSMERTPEDFRVTVWDHAPGTPAPRAPAADDERGRGLGIVEACADEWGVRDYPYGKAVWFSVTPKGEEA
- a CDS encoding helix-turn-helix transcriptional regulator, with protein sequence MGLRANPTYRQRRFGAEVRAMREKVGFTAARAAEVMGMNASHISTVEAGRTGLSADRLQRLAAAVGSEDSTYVDALAELGGASGKGWWTEYRDRVRPSLLDLAELEDGAAEVVCYEPFFVPGLLQTESYASVIHRQGYAKAKAAEHDLAVEFRVARQRILREEKPPRVHAIVHEAALHPSYGDRRVMREQLVRLIELSRLPHVNVQVLPFDGPVPFGTSFTMLLPPVRRLGTVVVAHVERSLYLGDVEALARYTDLFARLREAALPTVDVSVPPEGHLAKDSLGLIQRLLYPLL